One genomic segment of Chitinophaga sancti includes these proteins:
- a CDS encoding non-ribosomal peptide synthetase, with translation MTTALTYRLSPQQQSLLLSSPSGFNYSKLSFSVAGHYTKQHIQDTFISLLNRYDIFRLILKESDEGEWLQSMSGETKVLFTQRQSPENNGQSFQLYISMQEIAGGTMILLEANPLAADVVSLMVLQEQLLHMLEEDHQEEEGIGYLQYAEWQCQLLDSDDATEALTFWNRQHLHGELILRNETPSVKQAGQPEVCTTSLPLRLCKQLYDKANHTGITPETIFLGAFLEVLQLLTDSELFSVGLECYGREFDELSSTIGLLSKVLPFTIKKDQPDLFQYVDHNLQNIKTFQLYTTSDKIYDYQFGYIHTNNILETVFQWIQGEKLKCQIIEQEKSVEISYWYNPDYFREEDIRLMLSLYVSVLHEHAGLAGRTALFRQTFAEQVAAGREVAPAPFLHVVDVFRAVAARVPGNMAVRSLSGDLTYDELNRYSDLAAASLVHRHDVKAGDFVGVMMNENQWLPVALLAVMKAGAAYVPLDSGNPPARIQHILADVAVKCIISDIQEMPHLSVTALSGLCQDHGLPLPVCDFNGTETAYMIYTSGTTGKPKGVMITGANLLNYTNWLQQTFHITQTDQSILQASYAYDLGYTSLWGCLTAGAAIHIVPAAHRQQAEWMVSYIREKEITFLKLTPSVFYLLLQAENIKELAGSALRLIFSGGEKIDTAGLTRFSRIKKDISFVNHYGPTETTIGTLFHLITPEALVSFGNKPVVGKPVSGNEVYIVNDEGRFCVPGEKGEILIAGAGVAKGYYKRDDLNQEKFRNIVLNGKTIRVYHTGDTGYLMGNGTVFLDGRKDGQVKIHGHRVELEEIKRALQQQGVTDIFLKLIPSRSFGEELVCYYLSPTEIDSQLWRKKLSETLPDYMLPVFFVRINTLPVTANGKVDYTALPDPYLVINKVAGSNAVMNETETLIATTWSEILGLTIVASSDFFESGGDSIKAIQIIARLNKKGLKCQLSDIFEYTNVQALAAFLKPEKRRYALLPMQEAMYFHYKAFPGSAANNIIRHFEITGNIQPHHLQRAVQEAVLHFDILRLRFAEDENFRLYCTIADGHAPVLNIVDLQQYSEEQVSHTKTAWINEGFDLTAGPLLRATLFLQEGKSQLLWSYHHIIMDGWCFQIIVQQMMECYEALCKGVTPVWKKYTSFTRFLEWKGVADNTASLSFWKKYLEDYTTVAALPATNRSVTSTVYDRAEYTLTVPEVLTGKIALFCRQHKITPSTFMQVAWGILLGKYNNTADVVFGVTVSGRPADMEGMEDLLGLFINTLPIRIRWDEYTSISELFSGIRNYLSSIQAHQHLSLAEIQSCSALKKDLLDHVMVFENYPLGTVDESEITITSKEGFGQVGYPLAVVIYPGENFMISFMYNRHRYTDALIEKTASNLLHIMEAIIAPDNLPVAKLDMLSAGERAALIKAGQSAGDFNPAINLLTAIDNISRIHAHKTALEDEKEILSYSEMMQKATRLSGWLIKTHQIRKGDRVLICLPPSADFVIAILAVLQAGAAYVPVDVEYPPERKMYIASDSEVKVIISRAGFIEDQTEQLFPLILMEDLPGHNSDAVFPDIYGDDIAYIIYTSGSTGKPKGCQVMHRNLSHLFLQQKACFNFSAADKWMMAHSPAFDFSVWEIFGALVNGGSLYIPGREQVRDGTTFLDLIINKGVTVLNQTPASFYQLTEIMISTTATLENTALRLVIFGGDILDFVKLRSWLSIKGHDKVALYNLYGITETTVHVTWHQVTDQEILHAGGESCIGKPLPGVTVYIVNKQMQLCAAGVPGEILVGGDGVSAGYYKKDALTSQKFIPDPITGIGKIYKSGDMGRWMPDGNIEFLGRIDNQVKIRGYRIEPGEIVCRLQEHAAIREACVIAVNVMGMPALVAYIVFKDQVVTASELRLFLAATLPAHFIPPYYIPVEKIPLTSNGKVDREKLPSPVNTMYGTVNIPPQDDLESYLVELWESELGIQVSTADNFFEIGGHSLKAFRIISAVQKKYDILLPVIQLYHDPVLKDFADTIRQYISGTKSKVESGYVILKDGNPDKTVFFFPPAVGYAIGFKGLATYLDDFRVIGINFIEGDTIAEMAAIVQLLQPEGELVFCGFSAGGSLSYHVTSALEAAGRIVKALVFLDSRRFIQASPIDEQTIRQIADEYLADPRAMVLNSSVATKGMMRRHIENSARFIHQLCDSGYINADIYYISSVENRHNTERQQAWQEITAGRVIVYNGYGSHAAMLDPDYLQLNLAVYREVFNNISI, from the coding sequence ATGACTACTGCACTTACCTACAGATTATCTCCCCAGCAGCAATCCCTGTTGTTATCCTCCCCATCAGGTTTTAACTATAGTAAATTGTCTTTTTCAGTTGCCGGTCATTATACAAAACAACATATTCAGGATACATTTATTTCGCTGTTGAACAGGTATGATATTTTTCGATTGATACTAAAGGAAAGTGATGAGGGAGAATGGTTACAATCCATGAGTGGTGAAACGAAAGTACTATTTACACAACGGCAGTCGCCTGAAAATAACGGTCAATCGTTTCAGCTGTACATATCCATGCAGGAGATTGCCGGTGGTACCATGATCCTGCTGGAAGCGAATCCGCTGGCTGCAGATGTAGTCAGCCTGATGGTTTTACAGGAACAGCTGCTGCATATGCTGGAAGAAGATCACCAGGAAGAAGAGGGGATCGGCTACCTGCAATATGCAGAATGGCAATGCCAGTTACTGGATAGTGATGATGCCACAGAAGCACTTACTTTCTGGAATCGCCAACACCTTCATGGTGAACTGATATTGCGTAATGAAACTCCTTCCGTAAAGCAGGCTGGCCAGCCGGAAGTCTGTACAACGTCCCTTCCTCTCCGGTTATGCAAGCAATTGTATGATAAAGCAAATCATACAGGCATCACTCCTGAAACCATCTTTTTGGGGGCCTTCCTGGAAGTATTGCAGTTACTGACGGATAGTGAATTATTTTCTGTTGGCCTGGAATGTTATGGAAGAGAATTTGATGAATTAAGTTCCACGATAGGCTTATTGAGTAAGGTATTGCCCTTTACCATTAAAAAAGACCAGCCTGATCTTTTTCAATATGTGGATCATAACCTCCAAAATATTAAAACGTTTCAGTTATACACTACCTCTGATAAAATATATGATTATCAGTTTGGGTACATTCATACCAATAATATTTTAGAAACAGTATTTCAATGGATACAGGGAGAAAAATTGAAATGCCAGATCATAGAACAGGAAAAGTCTGTGGAAATTTCATACTGGTATAATCCTGATTATTTCAGGGAGGAAGATATCCGGTTGATGTTGAGCCTGTACGTATCCGTATTACATGAACATGCAGGCCTGGCAGGACGCACCGCATTGTTTCGTCAGACCTTTGCTGAACAGGTAGCTGCCGGAAGGGAAGTCGCACCTGCACCTTTCCTTCATGTTGTGGATGTCTTCCGTGCTGTTGCTGCCCGGGTGCCGGGAAATATGGCTGTGCGCTCTTTGTCGGGCGATCTTACTTATGATGAATTGAACCGTTATTCTGATCTGGCAGCAGCTTCTCTGGTGCACAGGCACGATGTAAAAGCAGGCGATTTTGTAGGCGTAATGATGAATGAAAATCAGTGGCTGCCGGTTGCGCTGCTGGCAGTAATGAAAGCAGGTGCTGCTTATGTTCCCCTGGACAGTGGTAATCCTCCTGCCAGGATACAGCATATACTGGCGGATGTAGCTGTAAAATGTATTATTTCAGATATACAGGAAATGCCTCACTTATCAGTAACAGCCCTGTCCGGGCTTTGTCAGGATCATGGGTTACCATTACCTGTTTGTGATTTTAACGGCACAGAAACAGCTTATATGATCTATACTTCCGGTACTACAGGAAAACCAAAGGGAGTAATGATTACAGGCGCAAATTTGCTGAATTATACCAACTGGCTGCAACAGACATTTCATATTACCCAAACAGATCAGAGTATTCTGCAGGCATCCTATGCATATGATCTTGGCTATACAAGTTTATGGGGGTGTTTAACGGCAGGTGCTGCCATTCATATCGTTCCAGCAGCACACCGGCAGCAAGCAGAATGGATGGTCTCTTATATCCGGGAGAAGGAAATTACTTTTCTAAAACTTACACCATCCGTATTTTATTTGTTATTACAGGCGGAGAATATAAAAGAACTGGCAGGTTCCGCTTTGCGACTAATCTTTTCAGGAGGAGAAAAAATTGATACAGCCGGTCTTACCCGCTTTTCCCGGATCAAAAAGGACATCTCTTTTGTGAACCACTATGGTCCTACTGAAACAACAATTGGTACGCTCTTTCATCTCATTACTCCGGAAGCCCTGGTGTCTTTCGGAAATAAACCTGTTGTAGGAAAGCCTGTAAGTGGAAATGAAGTATATATTGTGAATGATGAGGGGCGCTTTTGTGTACCCGGTGAAAAAGGTGAAATACTTATTGCAGGAGCAGGGGTGGCCAAAGGATATTATAAAAGGGACGATCTGAACCAGGAGAAATTCAGGAACATCGTACTGAATGGAAAAACGATACGTGTATACCATACGGGGGATACCGGTTACCTGATGGGGAATGGAACAGTTTTCCTGGATGGAAGAAAAGATGGACAGGTTAAGATACACGGGCATAGGGTTGAGCTGGAAGAGATAAAAAGGGCATTACAGCAGCAGGGTGTTACGGACATCTTTTTGAAGCTGATTCCTTCCCGGTCATTTGGAGAAGAACTTGTTTGTTACTATTTATCCCCGACAGAAATTGATAGCCAGTTATGGCGTAAAAAGCTATCTGAAACACTACCGGATTATATGCTCCCTGTTTTCTTTGTGAGGATAAATACATTACCGGTTACTGCGAATGGTAAGGTGGATTATACAGCATTGCCGGATCCTTACCTGGTAATCAATAAAGTAGCTGGTAGCAATGCTGTTATGAATGAAACAGAAACGCTGATAGCAACCACCTGGTCTGAAATACTGGGGCTTACTATTGTAGCATCAAGTGATTTTTTTGAATCAGGCGGAGATTCTATTAAAGCTATTCAGATAATAGCCAGGTTAAATAAAAAGGGACTGAAATGCCAGTTGTCTGATATCTTTGAATATACCAATGTGCAGGCGCTTGCTGCTTTTCTGAAACCTGAGAAGAGGCGTTATGCATTATTGCCGATGCAGGAAGCCATGTATTTCCATTATAAAGCATTTCCCGGCTCTGCTGCCAATAATATAATCAGGCATTTTGAAATAACGGGAAACATTCAACCGCATCATCTGCAAAGGGCCGTTCAGGAAGCAGTATTACATTTTGATATCCTGCGGCTCCGTTTTGCAGAAGATGAAAATTTCAGACTTTACTGCACAATTGCTGATGGTCATGCACCTGTGCTGAACATCGTGGACTTACAGCAGTACAGTGAAGAACAGGTTAGCCACACAAAAACAGCCTGGATCAATGAAGGATTTGACCTTACAGCAGGTCCTTTGCTCAGGGCTACCCTATTTCTGCAGGAGGGGAAATCACAATTGTTATGGTCCTATCATCATATCATCATGGATGGCTGGTGCTTCCAGATTATTGTGCAGCAGATGATGGAATGTTATGAAGCATTGTGTAAAGGTGTTACACCTGTGTGGAAAAAGTATACCTCCTTTACCCGCTTCCTGGAGTGGAAAGGAGTTGCAGATAATACCGCATCACTTTCATTCTGGAAAAAATACCTGGAAGATTATACAACGGTGGCAGCACTGCCCGCCACCAACCGAAGTGTTACCAGCACGGTATATGACCGGGCTGAATATACGTTAACAGTACCGGAAGTACTTACCGGTAAAATAGCGTTATTCTGTCGTCAGCATAAAATTACGCCCAGTACATTCATGCAGGTGGCCTGGGGGATATTATTAGGGAAATATAACAATACGGCAGATGTCGTGTTTGGAGTAACAGTTTCCGGCAGGCCGGCAGATATGGAAGGGATGGAAGACCTGTTAGGCCTTTTTATTAATACACTGCCTATCCGTATTCGTTGGGATGAATACACCAGTATCAGCGAATTATTCTCCGGCATAAGGAATTACCTGTCTTCAATACAGGCGCACCAGCATCTTTCACTGGCAGAAATTCAGTCGTGTAGTGCACTTAAAAAAGATTTACTGGATCATGTGATGGTGTTTGAGAATTATCCGCTTGGTACTGTAGACGAATCTGAAATAACAATCACTTCCAAAGAAGGATTTGGGCAGGTAGGATATCCGCTGGCCGTTGTGATTTATCCTGGAGAAAACTTCATGATCAGTTTTATGTATAACCGTCATCGCTATACAGATGCACTGATAGAAAAAACAGCGTCTAACCTGCTGCATATAATGGAGGCCATCATTGCTCCTGATAACCTGCCGGTTGCAAAACTGGATATGCTATCTGCTGGAGAACGCGCAGCATTGATAAAAGCAGGACAATCTGCCGGTGATTTTAATCCGGCTATTAACCTGTTGACAGCCATTGATAATATATCACGGATTCATGCTCATAAGACCGCACTTGAAGATGAAAAAGAAATACTCTCCTATTCTGAAATGATGCAAAAAGCAACCCGCCTATCCGGATGGCTGATAAAAACCCATCAGATCAGGAAAGGAGACCGGGTACTGATTTGCCTGCCACCTTCTGCGGATTTTGTGATTGCTATTCTTGCAGTATTACAGGCAGGGGCTGCTTATGTGCCGGTAGATGTGGAATATCCTCCGGAACGTAAAATGTATATCGCATCCGATAGCGAAGTGAAGGTCATTATCAGTAGAGCAGGATTTATTGAGGATCAGACGGAACAACTTTTCCCGCTCATACTGATGGAAGATTTGCCTGGGCATAATAGTGATGCAGTATTTCCTGATATATACGGAGACGATATTGCTTATATCATCTATACTTCCGGCTCTACCGGAAAGCCTAAGGGCTGCCAGGTAATGCACCGCAATCTGAGTCATCTGTTTCTGCAGCAGAAAGCGTGTTTCAATTTCTCAGCAGCAGATAAATGGATGATGGCGCATTCCCCCGCATTTGATTTTTCTGTATGGGAAATATTTGGTGCACTGGTAAATGGTGGCTCATTATATATTCCGGGCAGGGAACAGGTAAGAGATGGTACCACATTCCTTGATCTCATCATAAACAAAGGTGTAACTGTACTTAACCAGACACCGGCTTCCTTTTATCAGCTGACGGAAATTATGATCAGCACAACAGCGACACTGGAAAATACAGCACTTCGTTTGGTTATATTTGGAGGAGACATCCTGGACTTCGTTAAATTACGCAGCTGGTTATCCATCAAAGGACATGATAAGGTAGCACTTTACAACCTCTATGGTATTACCGAAACAACAGTGCATGTTACATGGCACCAGGTAACCGATCAGGAAATCCTGCATGCCGGCGGAGAGTCCTGTATCGGTAAACCACTACCAGGAGTAACCGTATATATCGTTAACAAACAGATGCAGCTTTGTGCAGCAGGAGTACCGGGTGAAATACTGGTGGGAGGGGATGGTGTATCTGCGGGTTATTATAAAAAAGACGCACTGACCAGTCAGAAATTTATACCTGATCCAATAACCGGCATAGGAAAAATATATAAAAGCGGAGACATGGGCAGATGGATGCCGGATGGAAATATCGAATTTTTGGGGAGAATAGACAACCAGGTGAAGATTCGTGGTTATCGCATAGAACCTGGTGAAATTGTTTGCCGCTTACAGGAACATGCCGCTATCAGGGAGGCTTGTGTTATTGCGGTAAACGTAATGGGAATGCCGGCATTGGTAGCCTATATTGTATTTAAGGATCAGGTGGTAACGGCCAGTGAACTCCGGTTGTTCCTGGCAGCAACTTTACCTGCACATTTTATCCCTCCATATTATATTCCTGTTGAGAAAATTCCACTAACCAGCAATGGAAAAGTTGACCGGGAAAAGTTACCTTCTCCTGTAAACACTATGTATGGCACCGTGAATATCCCCCCCCAGGATGACCTGGAATCTTACCTGGTTGAATTATGGGAAAGTGAACTGGGCATACAGGTTTCAACAGCCGACAATTTCTTTGAAATCGGGGGACACAGCCTTAAGGCATTCCGGATCATCAGTGCTGTTCAAAAAAAATATGACATTCTATTACCGGTTATTCAGTTGTATCATGACCCAGTACTGAAAGATTTTGCAGATACGATCAGGCAATATATTTCCGGAACTAAAAGTAAAGTAGAATCCGGTTATGTAATATTGAAGGACGGTAACCCGGATAAAACGGTTTTCTTTTTTCCGCCGGCTGTAGGATATGCGATTGGCTTTAAAGGATTGGCAACCTATCTGGATGATTTCCGGGTGATCGGCATTAACTTTATTGAAGGCGATACGATTGCGGAGATGGCAGCTATTGTACAGTTATTACAACCAGAAGGAGAGCTGGTATTCTGTGGCTTTTCTGCAGGAGGCAGTTTGAGTTATCATGTAACCTCCGCTTTGGAAGCTGCCGGAAGAATTGTAAAAGCCCTGGTATTTCTTGACTCCAGGAGATTTATACAAGCTTCACCTATAGATGAACAAACGATCCGTCAGATTGCTGATGAATATCTGGCAGATCCAAGAGCCATGGTACTAAACAGCAGTGTGGCGACAAAAGGAATGATGCGCAGGCATATTGAAAATTCTGCCAGGTTTATCCACCAGCTTTGTGATAGTGGTTATATTAATGCAGATATCTATTATATCAGTTCTGTTGAAAACAGGCATAATACAGAACGGCAGCAGGCCTGGCAGGAAATAACTGCAGGCAGGGTAATAGTTTACAATGGTTATGGTTCACATGCCGCTATGCTGGATCCGGATTATCTGCAACTGAATCTTGCGGTATACCGGGAAGTCTTTAATAACATATCCATTTAA
- a CDS encoding class II aldolase/adducin family protein, protein MKKEDVLQSLKRAVPKPVIAGKTVEQEIMQGGTEHTKYAVLSCNDNNTTLKDWLIANKPQVDKLYTTYGAVLFRGFKVGNEDDFQQVCQSFAGKLLDYTEPSTPRTKVNDKVYTSTEYPKERHIPLHNEHSYTDTWPGKIWFYSREAAVSGGETPIADAALVYRLMPVALRDKFEQLGVSYVRTFHKDIDLPWQKVFGTDSREEVEMLCKKKGMTFSWKENDVLQTSYTVQGVAVHPLSGEKVWFNQAHLFNIMSLDEVTRTSLIELLGAANVPRNSFLGDGSVLSKEDLDAIAAAYSKASIIFPWQNNDVLLLDNMRFAHGRRPFTGNRKVLVAMSDPISLKPEVTPAGAITNARRNTSAFFGRKARPQTEEWLRYRLAGLYRILAMEGLDEGISGHISLKVPGQEDLFWVNPFGLFFEEVTPDNLITVDGKGNVVAGDYPVNVAGFCIHSALHKGRPDIHCIVHTHSPHGIVYTSLGLPIAPINQTSCMFFEDHALYDEYNGPVLSDNEAQQLLHATGENHTLLLRNHGTLTMGTDLESAAILMIAAEQAYTTNLMAMQSGTPLPIAPDVARLTRQWIANPMSMQIEFDAYLRKAERFYPDLIQYKPL, encoded by the coding sequence ATGAAAAAAGAAGATGTTTTACAATCCTTGAAACGTGCGGTTCCAAAACCTGTTATAGCCGGCAAAACCGTAGAGCAGGAAATTATGCAGGGAGGTACAGAACATACAAAGTATGCCGTGTTATCCTGTAATGATAATAATACCACGTTAAAAGACTGGTTAATTGCCAATAAACCACAGGTTGATAAATTATATACCACTTACGGTGCTGTTCTTTTCAGGGGCTTTAAAGTTGGCAATGAAGATGATTTTCAACAGGTATGCCAGTCATTTGCAGGGAAGCTGCTGGATTATACAGAACCATCAACGCCAAGAACAAAGGTGAATGATAAAGTATACACTTCTACCGAATATCCAAAAGAAAGGCATATTCCGCTGCATAATGAACATTCCTATACAGATACGTGGCCGGGTAAAATATGGTTTTACAGCAGGGAAGCGGCTGTTTCCGGCGGGGAAACGCCTATTGCAGATGCTGCACTGGTATACAGGCTGATGCCGGTTGCCCTGAGAGATAAATTTGAACAACTGGGAGTAAGTTACGTGCGAACATTCCACAAGGATATAGATCTGCCCTGGCAGAAGGTTTTTGGTACGGATAGCAGGGAAGAAGTGGAGATGCTTTGTAAAAAGAAAGGGATGACTTTCAGCTGGAAAGAAAACGATGTATTACAAACATCCTATACTGTTCAGGGAGTAGCAGTACATCCTTTATCGGGAGAGAAAGTCTGGTTTAACCAGGCGCATCTTTTTAATATCATGAGCCTGGATGAGGTCACCAGGACATCACTGATAGAATTATTAGGAGCAGCAAACGTACCCAGGAACAGTTTCCTGGGAGATGGCAGTGTGTTAAGCAAAGAAGACCTGGATGCTATTGCAGCTGCCTATAGTAAAGCTTCGATTATATTTCCCTGGCAGAACAATGATGTGTTGTTACTGGATAATATGCGTTTCGCACATGGAAGAAGACCATTTACGGGTAACCGGAAGGTACTGGTGGCAATGTCTGACCCTATTTCTCTGAAACCGGAGGTTACACCTGCCGGCGCTATAACCAATGCCCGCAGAAATACATCTGCTTTTTTTGGACGGAAAGCAAGACCTCAAACCGAAGAGTGGCTGCGTTACCGGCTGGCAGGCCTTTACAGGATATTGGCTATGGAGGGACTGGATGAAGGAATCAGTGGTCATATCTCCTTAAAAGTACCTGGACAGGAAGATCTTTTCTGGGTAAATCCATTCGGATTGTTTTTTGAAGAGGTAACCCCGGATAACCTCATTACCGTAGATGGCAAAGGCAATGTTGTAGCAGGCGATTATCCTGTTAATGTTGCAGGATTTTGTATCCATTCAGCACTGCATAAAGGCCGGCCTGACATTCATTGTATTGTTCATACCCATTCTCCCCACGGCATCGTATATACATCACTCGGTTTACCTATAGCGCCCATCAACCAGACATCCTGCATGTTCTTTGAGGATCATGCTTTATATGATGAATATAATGGTCCGGTATTATCAGATAACGAGGCGCAGCAATTGCTCCATGCAACCGGGGAAAACCATACCCTTTTACTCCGGAATCATGGAACGCTAACAATGGGAACAGATCTTGAGTCTGCTGCTATTCTGATGATTGCTGCAGAGCAGGCTTATACCACTAACCTGATGGCCATGCAATCAGGAACACCACTACCTATAGCTCCGGATGTAGCCAGGCTTACCAGGCAATGGATTGCAAACCCAATGAGTATGCAAATAGAGTTTGATGCGTATTTGCGAAAAGCCGAACGTTTTTATCCTGATCTGATCCAATATAAACCTCTTTAA
- a CDS encoding carbamoyltransferase — protein MKKYYVGLSSTFHDSSIAILNDQGTVLFAEATERKLQYKRGLSCPADNFDIGRILKKYCDKDASFVIATSWSEDYLQLLNRMERMNFFSEKSLTNPKLQLPSKYIFPKASIYTILKLQHQYLKNAGTGSLLAIQQQFSGSAVSFRSYPHHHTHAAYACYSSPYEDAACAIIDGYGEGGSISLFHYQNDQLKEVSLHKGPQSLGWIYEMITTLCGFDWFTGEEWKVMGLAPYGNIIPEAHSLLKELCWYDNKRLHYPDDEKIITITSKLQAFKRLPESSPWSAADLAFTGQTFFAELTTLLLKDLESMKLSSNLVIGGGCGLNSSFNGTVTSQTGFARLFVPSAPADDGNSIGAAMLALKEDNPAIRLGSKPFFSPYLGSVIQEDAIKRMLQLGNISKIRHLPLSIHKETAVKLAEGKLVAWVQGRAEFGPRSLGNRSILADPRPADMKNRINSNVKFREEFRPFAPSILHEYGHDYFENYEETPYMERTLIFKEAVKAKIPAVVHANHTGRLQTVKKEWNSAYYKLIKSFYDITGVPIVLNTSLNIMGKPILHSLEDAIGMFYTTGLDVLVVNDYMIEK, from the coding sequence ATGAAAAAATACTACGTAGGTTTATCCAGCACCTTTCATGATTCTTCTATTGCAATTCTGAATGACCAGGGAACAGTGCTTTTTGCAGAAGCAACAGAAAGAAAATTACAATATAAACGGGGATTAAGTTGTCCTGCAGATAACTTTGATATAGGCCGCATACTGAAGAAATATTGTGATAAAGATGCTTCGTTTGTTATTGCAACTTCCTGGAGTGAGGATTACCTGCAATTACTGAACAGGATGGAAAGGATGAACTTTTTTTCTGAAAAATCACTCACTAATCCCAAATTGCAGCTACCTTCAAAATATATCTTTCCCAAGGCGTCTATTTATACTATCCTGAAACTGCAACATCAATATCTGAAAAATGCCGGAACAGGTAGCCTGCTGGCGATTCAACAACAATTTTCCGGCAGTGCTGTGAGCTTCAGGAGTTATCCGCATCATCATACACATGCAGCATATGCCTGTTACAGTAGTCCTTATGAAGATGCTGCATGTGCAATTATAGACGGTTATGGAGAAGGTGGTTCTATCTCTCTTTTTCATTATCAGAACGACCAGTTGAAAGAAGTGAGCCTGCATAAAGGTCCTCAAAGCCTCGGATGGATTTACGAGATGATTACCACCTTGTGTGGTTTTGACTGGTTTACCGGTGAGGAATGGAAAGTGATGGGGCTTGCACCTTACGGCAATATTATTCCGGAGGCGCATAGCTTATTGAAAGAACTCTGCTGGTACGACAATAAGCGATTACATTATCCGGATGATGAAAAAATCATCACTATTACCAGCAAACTACAGGCATTTAAACGTTTACCGGAAAGTAGTCCCTGGTCAGCAGCAGACCTGGCTTTTACAGGACAAACATTTTTTGCAGAGCTGACAACGCTGCTGCTGAAAGACCTTGAATCCATGAAACTTTCTTCCAACCTTGTAATTGGAGGAGGATGCGGATTAAACTCGTCCTTTAACGGAACGGTCACTTCACAAACCGGGTTTGCCCGGTTGTTTGTGCCCTCCGCACCGGCTGATGATGGCAATTCCATTGGAGCTGCCATGCTAGCCTTAAAAGAGGATAACCCCGCCATTCGCTTGGGCAGCAAACCTTTCTTCTCTCCTTACCTGGGTTCTGTTATACAGGAAGATGCCATTAAAAGAATGTTACAGCTGGGAAATATCAGTAAGATCAGACACCTCCCACTGAGTATTCACAAAGAAACAGCTGTTAAACTGGCAGAAGGCAAGCTGGTGGCATGGGTACAGGGACGCGCAGAATTCGGACCACGATCCCTGGGAAACCGTAGTATACTCGCCGATCCAAGGCCGGCAGACATGAAAAACCGCATTAATTCGAATGTGAAGTTCAGGGAAGAATTCAGACCATTTGCTCCTTCCATACTTCATGAATATGGACATGATTATTTTGAGAACTATGAGGAAACACCTTATATGGAACGTACCCTGATATTCAAAGAAGCAGTGAAAGCAAAAATACCGGCGGTAGTACATGCGAATCATACCGGTCGCCTGCAGACAGTAAAAAAGGAGTGGAACAGTGCTTATTATAAATTGATTAAATCATTTTACGATATTACTGGTGTACCTATCGTATTAAATACAAGTCTCAATATCATGGGCAAACCCATCCTGCATTCCCTGGAAGATGCCATCGGCATGTTTTATACTACAGGACTGGATGTGTTGGTGGTAAATGATTATATGATTGAAAAATAA